The following DNA comes from bacterium.
AAATCTTTGCCTCTGCGTTTACAACGCTTAACATCTTTTTCAAACTGTTTAGTATAAACAGGGATATACATTACATACCCAATTTTTTAAACATATCTTTAGTATCTTCACAAACAACAAAATTCTTTTTTTCATTCGTTAATTTGAAAGTATGCTTAGTCGTTGATGTGGGAATTACTACATCAAAAGGAAGTCCATCGTAAAGTTCAACTTGTTTATAGAACATTGTAATTGCTTGTGTTGCATTTAAACCAAGCTTATGAAAAATATTTTCCGTATGACTCTTTAATTCTGGCTTTATTCTTGCTCTAATCATTGCACTTTTACTCATAAAACACCTCCATTTACGATGAATGTATCACAAATGAGATACAAATACAAGTTTTTTTATTTTAGCCTAACATAATAAACCCGTTGCACGAACAAGCGAAGTGCGGAAAGGATCAGCTAATTGATTTGTCGAC
Coding sequences within:
- a CDS encoding type II toxin-antitoxin system RelB/DinJ family antitoxin → MSKSAMIRARIKPELKSHTENIFHKLGLNATQAITMFYKQVELYDGLPFDVVIPTSTTKHTFKLTNEKKNFVVCEDTKDMFKKLGM